The following coding sequences lie in one Mycobacterium gordonae genomic window:
- a CDS encoding thioesterase II family protein: protein MSLPAKPRYADPVRGSSIKGNKSENLDKPTLYIFPHAGGTAKDYVAFSREFSGNLSRIAVQYPGQRDGAGLPPLSSVPGLADEIFAMMKPAARPEVPVAFFGHSMGGMLAFEVALRFQSAGYNVLAFFVSACSAPGHIRYKQIKGMSDNEMLNLIAQMTGMNPEFFDDEEFLVGVLPTLRAARVIAGYESPPEQKLACPIYAFIGDKDWIATQDDMAPWGDRTTSEFALRVFTGDHFYLNNNLPELVDDIETRTLEWADCT, encoded by the coding sequence CTGAGCCTGCCTGCGAAACCACGCTATGCTGACCCGGTGCGCGGCAGTTCGATAAAAGGCAACAAAAGCGAAAATCTCGATAAACCTACGCTGTACATCTTTCCGCATGCCGGCGGTACCGCAAAGGACTACGTCGCGTTTTCGCGTGAGTTTTCCGGCAACTTGTCACGTATTGCGGTCCAGTATCCCGGTCAACGAGATGGCGCCGGACTGCCGCCACTGTCCAGCGTTCCCGGTCTTGCCGACGAGATTTTCGCCATGATGAAGCCGGCAGCCCGTCCCGAAGTTCCGGTCGCCTTCTTCGGACACAGCATGGGCGGAATGCTCGCATTCGAAGTCGCATTGCGTTTTCAATCAGCGGGATACAATGTGCTCGCATTTTTCGTCTCAGCCTGTTCGGCTCCCGGCCATATCCGGTACAAGCAGATCAAAGGGATGTCCGACAACGAGATGTTGAATTTGATCGCCCAGATGACAGGCATGAACCCGGAATTCTTCGACGACGAGGAATTCCTGGTGGGCGTGCTGCCGACGCTGCGGGCGGCGCGTGTGATCGCGGGGTACGAAAGCCCTCCGGAGCAGAAGCTGGCGTGTCCCATCTACGCGTTCATCGGCGATAAGGACTGGATAGCAACTCAGGACGACATGGCGCCGTGGGGCGACCGGACGACGTCCGAGTTCGCGCTTCGCGTGTTTACTGGTGACCACTTCTACCTGAACAACAATCTTCCCGAGCTGGTCGACGACATCGAGACCAGAACCCTGGAATGGGCCGACTGCACTTAG
- the sepIVA gene encoding cell division protein SepIVA → MYRVFEALDELSAIVEEARGVPMTAGCVVPRGDVLELIDDIKDAIPGELDDAQDVLDARDSMLHDAKSHADSMVSSATTESESMVNHARAEADRLLSDAKAQADRMVSEARQHSERMVGEAREEAMRIAASAKREYEASVSRAKTECDRLIENGNISYEKAVQEGIKEQQRLVSQNEVVQAAHAESTRLIDTAHAEADRLRGECDIYVDNKLAEFEEFLNGTLRSVGRGRHQLRTAAGTHDYVTR, encoded by the coding sequence GTGTACCGAGTCTTTGAAGCGCTGGACGAGTTGAGCGCCATTGTTGAGGAAGCCCGTGGCGTGCCGATGACCGCGGGCTGCGTCGTACCCCGCGGCGACGTGCTCGAACTGATCGACGACATCAAGGACGCGATCCCTGGCGAGCTCGACGACGCCCAGGACGTGCTGGACGCGCGCGACTCCATGCTGCACGACGCCAAGTCACACGCGGATTCGATGGTCTCGTCGGCGACCACCGAATCTGAGTCGATGGTCAACCACGCGCGCGCCGAGGCCGACCGACTGCTTTCCGACGCCAAGGCGCAGGCTGACCGGATGGTCAGCGAAGCCCGTCAGCACAGCGAGCGGATGGTGGGCGAAGCGCGCGAAGAGGCGATGCGCATCGCCGCCTCGGCCAAGCGCGAGTACGAGGCCAGCGTCAGCCGCGCTAAGACCGAGTGCGACCGGCTCATCGAGAACGGCAACATCTCCTACGAGAAGGCCGTGCAAGAGGGCATCAAGGAACAGCAGCGACTGGTGTCGCAGAACGAGGTGGTCCAGGCCGCGCATGCGGAATCGACCCGACTCATCGACACCGCGCACGCTGAGGCTGACCGGTTGCGAGGCGAATGCGACATCTACGTCGACAACAAGCTTGCCGAGTTCGAGGAGTTCCTCAACGGCACGCTGCGCTCGGTGGGCCGGGGCCGTCATCAGCTTCGCACCGCGGCGGGTACGCACGA
- the fadD26 gene encoding long-chain-fatty-acid--AMP ligase FAAL26/FadD26, whose amino-acid sequence MPVTDGSLPALLKQRADQQADTAAYTFIDYGLDPKGFAETLTWSQVYSRACVIAEELKLCGAPGDRVAILAPQGLEYVIAFLGALQAGFIAVPLSTPQYGIHDDRVSAVLRDSKPVAILTTSSVVNDVSKYARAQNGQAAPFIIEVDLLDLDSPRESSRVPRLSSGAAYLQYTSGSTRTPAGVIVSHKNVIANVTQSLYGYFGDLAKIPNGTVVSWLPLFHDMGLILGICAPMVAERSAVLLSPMAFLRRPACWMQLLASNPSPFSAAPNFAFELAVRRTSDEDMAGLDLSDVVGIVSGSERIHVATVKRFTERFAKYHLSPTAVRPSYGLAEATLYVAAPEPGTAPTTVRFDYEHLSAGQAKRCGSEGSVGTELISYGCPDPAAVRIVNPDTMVENMSGDVGEIWVHGEHVALGYWQKPEQTNRIFNAHIVDAAPGTPEGPWLRTGDLGVLSEGELFIMGRIKDLLIVDGRNHYPDDIEATIQEITGGRVAAISVADDITEQLVAIIELKRRGASAEDAMLKLRSVKREVTSAISRSHSLRVADLVLVSPGSIPITTSGKIRRSACVERYRSDGFKRLDVTV is encoded by the coding sequence ATGCCGGTGACTGACGGGTCCCTACCCGCTTTGCTGAAACAGCGGGCCGATCAGCAGGCCGATACCGCGGCATACACATTCATCGATTACGGATTGGATCCGAAAGGATTTGCTGAGACGCTGACCTGGTCCCAGGTCTACAGCCGGGCCTGCGTCATCGCCGAGGAACTGAAGCTGTGTGGCGCCCCAGGCGACCGGGTCGCGATCCTCGCCCCGCAAGGATTGGAATACGTCATCGCATTCCTCGGTGCCCTGCAGGCCGGATTCATCGCCGTACCGCTGTCGACGCCGCAGTACGGCATCCACGACGACCGCGTTTCCGCGGTGCTGCGGGACTCCAAACCGGTCGCCATTCTCACGACGTCGTCCGTGGTGAATGATGTGTCGAAATATGCGCGGGCACAAAACGGCCAGGCCGCTCCCTTCATTATCGAAGTCGATCTGCTCGACCTGGACTCGCCACGCGAGTCGTCGCGCGTCCCGCGACTGTCCAGCGGAGCCGCCTATCTTCAGTACACCTCGGGTTCCACGCGGACACCGGCCGGTGTCATTGTGTCGCATAAAAATGTCATCGCGAATGTGACCCAGAGCCTGTACGGATATTTTGGCGACCTGGCAAAGATCCCCAACGGAACCGTGGTTTCGTGGTTACCGCTATTTCACGACATGGGCCTGATTCTGGGAATCTGCGCACCGATGGTCGCCGAACGCAGTGCCGTACTGCTGAGCCCCATGGCATTCCTGCGCCGCCCGGCCTGCTGGATGCAACTGCTTGCCAGTAACCCTTCGCCCTTTTCCGCAGCGCCGAATTTCGCTTTCGAATTGGCCGTGCGCCGAACATCCGACGAAGACATGGCCGGTCTCGACCTGAGCGACGTCGTCGGCATCGTCAGCGGCAGCGAACGAATCCATGTGGCGACCGTAAAGCGCTTCACCGAGCGATTCGCCAAATACCACCTCAGCCCCACCGCGGTCCGGCCGTCCTACGGCCTCGCCGAGGCCACGCTGTACGTGGCGGCGCCCGAACCCGGAACCGCGCCGACAACCGTGCGGTTCGACTACGAACACCTGTCCGCCGGTCAGGCCAAACGCTGTGGCTCCGAAGGGTCGGTCGGCACCGAACTGATCAGCTACGGCTGCCCCGACCCGGCTGCGGTGCGGATCGTCAACCCGGACACCATGGTCGAGAACATGTCCGGTGACGTCGGTGAGATCTGGGTGCACGGCGAACATGTGGCCCTGGGGTACTGGCAGAAGCCCGAGCAGACCAACCGCATCTTCAATGCCCATATCGTCGACGCGGCTCCGGGCACGCCGGAAGGACCGTGGCTGCGCACCGGGGATCTGGGTGTCCTGTCCGAGGGCGAGCTGTTCATCATGGGCCGCATCAAGGACCTGCTCATCGTCGACGGCCGCAACCACTACCCCGATGACATCGAGGCGACGATCCAGGAGATCACCGGCGGCAGGGTCGCCGCGATCTCGGTGGCCGACGACATCACCGAGCAGTTGGTGGCCATCATCGAGCTGAAACGCCGCGGCGCGTCGGCAGAAGACGCGATGCTCAAGCTGCGATCGGTCAAGCGGGAGGTCACCTCGGCGATTTCGCGCTCACACAGCCTGCGGGTCGCCGACCTGGTGCTCGTGTCGCCCGGCTCCATTCCCATCACCACCAGCGGCAAGATCCGGCGTTCCGCCTGCGTCGAGCGGTATCGGAGCGACGGGTTCAAGCGGCTGGACGTGACCGTATGA